AGAGGACCTGATCCTCGTGCTCGAGGGCGGCGGGGTGATCCGGCTGGATGACCAGGAATTCCCTATCGAGGCGGGCGACGTGATCCTGGTGTCGGAGGGCGAGTTCCACGGCACGGTGGCCGGGCCGGACGGGCTCACGTGCGTCTCGGTGCAGGCTCCCCCCGATCCCAGGCTGTACGACGGTTCGCGCGACCGCGCCTCTTCGCGCGGGGCGTGAGGCGCCCGGCTCGAGA
This portion of the Planctomycetota bacterium genome encodes:
- a CDS encoding cupin domain-containing protein — protein: MQIRKFTDGRPFAMGQGDTRNVYGPHNGARHLTFNYAKFAPGVAFTQHVHDRSEDLILVLEGGGVIRLDDQEFPIEAGDVILVSEGEFHGTVAGPDGLTCVSVQAPPDPRLYDGSRDRASSRGA